In the Cylindrospermopsis raciborskii Cr2010 genome, GCTAAGAAACCTCCGACCAAGGTTAGGGTTTCACCAGGTAGAGGAATGCCCAAATTTTCTAGCAAAATCCCCACGAAAACCGCCCAGTAACCGTAGGTTTGGGCAAATTCTTGGATTTTTTCCAGTGAAAATAATTCCAAAGACATTCAACACCACCAACTTTATACAATTCCATATTTTAGAATACTTTTTAATTGATGTTCAAATTTTTGCACGGTCTGCCAATTTTATAATTGTTAAGTTTGCTACTGAAATTTGGCAATTTTTATGCCTATACTATGAGAAATTAAGTTTGAAATCAAAATTTATACCTGATCGGATTCATTTTTGATTTGGATGTTATAACCCTTAGAAAACAGTGTAAATACTGTTGATCAGGAGTTGTAATTGATGTATAATAGAGTGTCTCTAGTGAACATTTCAACTCTCCCGTTCAATTATCCAGTTAAAATCATGACTCTTACACAAGAACGCCAAGTGATTTTGTTCCAACCTCAAGGAAGCATTAACTTACAAGTTGGTACTGACCTAAGTGAAAAGATGGCTAAAATTACCCCCCAGCCAGATCAGCTATGGGTTATGGATTTAGCTAAGGTTGATTTTATGGATAGCTCGGGTTTAGTTCCCCTGGTTCAAGCACTGAAAACGGTGCGTGAAAGCGGTTGCCGTTTGGTGATTTGCAATGTACAAGCTCCCGTTAGGCTAGTATTAGAACTAACTCACCTAGATTCTGTGTTTGAGATAGTTAACAATTACCATATACCCGATTCTACTCCTAGTTTAGTTTCTACTACATTCTAGGATATATTATAATCATCCAAAGTTTAATTGAGCACAACCTATAGCTCTATCCAGTTACCACGGAGCTAGTCCATGACGCGTACTATACTGTAGGCGTTATGGACTGTGTCTATGAAAATTTAAAAACAATTTAAGGTTTTGCACAACCCTAGGGGAAATTTGGTAAGTCTATGCCACTATGGGTTGAATTTCGGCTTTTTAGAGCAAGTCTGT is a window encoding:
- a CDS encoding STAS domain-containing protein; this encodes MTLTQERQVILFQPQGSINLQVGTDLSEKMAKITPQPDQLWVMDLAKVDFMDSSGLVPLVQALKTVRESGCRLVICNVQAPVRLVLELTHLDSVFEIVNNYHIPDSTPSLVSTTF